The Molothrus ater isolate BHLD 08-10-18 breed brown headed cowbird chromosome 1, BPBGC_Mater_1.1, whole genome shotgun sequence genome includes a window with the following:
- the MTPAP gene encoding LOW QUALITY PROTEIN: poly(A) RNA polymerase, mitochondrial (The sequence of the model RefSeq protein was modified relative to this genomic sequence to represent the inferred CDS: inserted 1 base in 1 codon): protein MALRAGGPALALLRGRLRLPVPGSRGHARLGRSGAAAQPAAEEPGEDAEVSTRKKTFAEVQTERLDQAERTVLIKCPSKLNEKKLLQYLASHGNVKSHFFFENRGISALIEFSEKSSIASLQDAVGIPSASEHHVVPFKSRLFTFTLKNPASQHIEETPLHLSPQSHIPVKDLIEKLCLADSISSQMYILLNEYQLTEENIRLRFLACSLVRDFARAYFPDSTVKPFGSSVNTFGKLGSDVDMFLDFRDTGKHATKMKKGPFEMEYQMKRLPSERLATQRILSVIGDCLDNFGPGCGNVQKILNARCPLVKFSHQPTGFQCDLSVSNSIAIRSSELLYIYGCLDSRVRALVFTIRCWARVHGLTNSAPGAWITNFSLTMMVMFFLQRRSPPIIPTLDQLKELAGERDKHIIGGYDCSFVSDLRKIKPTKNTETLDVLLGEFFEYFGNFDFRKNSINLRKGKEVNKPESSPLYIWNPFEQDLNISKNVNQPQLEKFIAMARESAWILQKEDKTPQMINKEPWGLAALLIPFGKNNSSKMKNRMKGIGSETIRSLLDSLKLNNASSXTKSSGKMTLSTETQ from the exons ATGGCGCTCCGCGCGGGAGGCCCGGCGCTGGCGCTGCTGCGGGGCCGCCTGCGCCTCCCCGTGCCCGGCTCCCGCGGGCACGCCCGGCTCGGCCGCTCCGGTGCCGCCGCGCAGCCGGCTGCCGAGGAGCCGGGGGAAG ATGCTGAAGTCAGTACCAGAAAGAAGACATTTGCTGAAGTCCAGACAGAACGACTGGATCAAGCTGAACGGACTGTTTTAATTAAGTGCCCATCAaaacttaatgaaaaaaaattattgcagtaCTTAGCCAGTCATGGGAATGTTAAGAGtcatttcttttttgaaaatcGT GGCATCAGTGCTTTAATAGAGTTTTCAGAAAAGAGCAGTATAGCCTCGTTGCAGGATGCTGTTGGGATCCCAAGTGCTTCAGAGCATCATGTTGTCCCATTTAAATCAAGACTTTTTACTTTCACACTGAAGAACCCAGCTAGTCAACACATAGAAGAGACACCACTTCACCTCTCTCCTCAGAGTCACATTCCAGTGAAAGACCTTATTGAAAAGCTTTGTCTTGCAGACAGC ATAAGCAGTCAGATGTACATTCTACTGAATGAGTATCAGCTGACAGAAGAAAACATCAGGCTGCGATTTCTGGCCTGTTCTTTGGTTCGGGATTTTGCACGTGCCTATTTCCCTGACAGCACAGTAAAGCCATTTGGCTCTTCAGTCAACACATTTGGCAAACTGGGATCTGATGTGGACATGTTTTTGGACTTCCGTGACACAGGAAAGCATGCTACAAAAATG AAAAAAGGTCCCTTTGAAATGGAGTATCAGATGAAAAGATTACCATCAGAAAGATTAGCAACTCAGAGGATTCTTTCTGTGATTGGTGACTGCCTTGATAATTTTGGTCCTGGCTGTGGGAATGTACAGAAGATCCTCAATGCCCGCTGCCCTCTGGTGAAGTTTTCCCATCAGCCAACAGGATTCCAGTGTGATCTGTCAGTGAGCAACAG CATTGCAATAAGAAGTTCGGAGCTCCTGTACATCTATGGCTGCCTGGATTCCCGTGTACGAGCGTTGGTGTTCACTATCCGGTGCTGGGCCCGTGTCCATGGGCTCACTAACAGCGCTCCTGGCGCCTGGATCACAAACTTCTCCCTGACCATGATGGTCATGTTTTTTCTGCAGAGGAGATCGCCACCTATCATTCCAACACTAGACCAGCTGAAGGAACTGGCAG gtgAAAGAGACAAGCATATAATTGGAGGATATGATTGCTCATTTGTTAGTGATTTAAGGAAGATTAAACCTacaaaaaacacagaaacacttG ATGTACTGTTGGGTGagttttttgaatattttggaaaCTTTGACTTCAGAAAGAATTCCATAAATCTTCGAAAG ggaaaggaagtAAATAAGCCTGAGTCGTCTCCCCTTTATATCTGGAATCCCTTTGAACAAGACCTTAATATCAGCAAGAATGTTAATcagccacagctggagaaaTTTATAGCTATGGCCAGAGAAAGTGCCTGGATTTTACAGAAGGAAGATAAAACTCCGCAAATGATCAATAAAGAACCTTGGGGACTGGCAGCTCTACTGATaccatttggaaaaaataattccagcaAGATGAAGAATAGGATGAAAGGAATAGGAAGTGAAACAATCAGAAGCCTCTTGGACTCTTTAAAGTTAAATAATGCAAGCA CAACaaaaagcagtgggaaaatgACTTTAAGCACAGAAACACAATAG